The region AGAGCAGAAGAAATGATGGCTGAAAACTCCCCAAACATAGTGAAAGTCACTGATTTATAGATTTGAGGAGTTCAGCATATCCCAAGCAGGATAAATCCAAAAAAAACCATGCcataaaacagacaaataaaactgctaaaaaccaaagaaaaatcttgaaagcagctgCTAAAAATGAAGCACTACATGCATAGAACAAtgactacagattttttttttttttttttgtggagacagagtctcactttatcgccctcggtagagtgccgtggcctcacacagctcacagcaacctccaactcctgggcttaagcgattctcttgcctcagcctcccgagtagctgggactacaggcgcccgccacaacgcccggctatttttttgttgtagttgttgtttagcaggcctggggcaggtttgaacccgcctacctccgtgtatgtggctggcgccctaaccactgagctacaggcaccgaaccatgactatagatttctttttttttttttttttttttattgttggggattcattgagggtacaataagccagttacactgattgcaattgttaggtaaagtccctcttgcaatcatgtcttgcccccataaagtgtgacacacactaaggccccaccctcctccctccatccctctttctgcttcccccccaataaacttaattgtcattaattgtcctcatatcaagattgagtacataggattcatgcttctccattcttgtgatgctttactaagaataatgtcttccacttccatccaggttaatacgaaggatgtaaagtctccattttttttaatggctgaatagtattccatggtatacatataccacagcttgttaatccattcctgggttggtgggcatttaggctgtttccacattttggcgattgtaaattgagctgcaataaacagtctagtacaagtgtccttatgataaaaggatttttttccttctgggtagatgcccagtaatgggattgccggatcgaatgggaggtctaggttgagtgctttgaggtttctccatacttccttccagaaaggttgtactagtttgcagtcccaccagcagtgtaaaagtgttcccttctctccacatccacgccagcatctgcagttttgagattttgtgatgtgggccattctcactggggttagatgatacctcagggttgttttgatttgcatttctctaatatatagagatgatgaacattttttcatatgtttgttagccattcgtctgtcatctttagagaaagttctattcatgtctcttgcccattgatataagggattgttggcttttttcatgtggattaatttgagttctctatagatcctggttatcaagcttttgtctgattgaaaatatgcaaatatcctttcccattgtgtaggttgtctctttgctttggttattgtgtccttagctgtacagaagcttttcagtttaatgaagtcccatttgtttatttttgttgttgcaattgccatggcagtcttcttcatgaagtcttcccccaggccaatatcttccagtgtttttcctatgctttctttgaggatttttattgtttcatgccttaaatttaagtcctttatccatcttgaatcaatttttgtgagtggggaaaggtgtgggtccagtttcagtcttttacatgtagacatccagttctcccaacaccatttattgaatagggagtctttcccccaaggtaagttcttgtttggtttatcaaagattaggtggttgtaagatgttagtttcatttcttggttttcaattcgattccaagtgtctatgtctctgtttttgtgccagtaccatgctgtcttgagcactatggctttgtagtacagactaaaatctggtatgctgatgcccccagctttatttttgttactaagaactgccttagctatacggggttttttctggttccatacaaaacgcagaatcattttttccaaatcttgaaagtacgatgtaggtactttgataggaatggcattgaataggtagatagctttgggaagtatagacattttattttttttttattattttttttcatccaACAAGAAGCCATAACTTTATTAATGATAGAAACAGTACAAATTTCAAACCAAGCTGCAGTTACTCTTTTGAAACACCAAAAAAGTCCTCCTTGTTTTGATGGTTACATTGTTAGTTCCATAATAGCATTTACAATATCATTACTGTTGTTCTTCAGAGCTCGGACTGCCTTTGCTCTCGACACATTTGCTTGTGACATGACTAATTCTATGTCCTTAACTTCCACACCTGTTTCATCCACCTCTTCCTCTTCACTCTCTTCTTGTACAGTTGGAGTCTGTGTGTTTTCTTGAATGTTTGAAACAGCTTCACCTTGAACTTTGAATTTCTCAGCAGCTGCTAGCTGTGCCTGCTGAGATAAATCTTCGATCTTGGCTTCACCAAAAACTATGTAGGTATCTGAAGCTGGGCTCTTGTAGACATCTGGTTTTGTGATGACAAAGAGGATATTCTTAGATTTCCGGATAGTGACTCTAGTAACCCCTGTAACTTGTCGAAGACCCAGTTTGGACATAGCCTTCCGTGCATTCTTTTCACTCCGACTCTGTTTTGCTTTACTGACTGGTTCTTCATCAATTTCAGCTGCTGCTGCCAGCTGCGCTTGCTGTGTGGTTGCCTGTGTGGAATCTTGTTCCTCTAGCTCTGGTACTGATTCATCACTGTCAGATTCTGTTCCAGACCCTGTCTCAGCCTGAGGCTGTGGCAACTCCTGCTCTGTAGCAGGGACGGTTTCTGTGGCTTCACCAGGCATGTTGTGCAGGGAACGTGGAACCAAGATGGCGGcctagacattttaacaatgttgattcttcccatccatgagcatggtatgttcttccatttgttaatatcctctgctatttcctttctgaggatttcatagttttctttatagaggtccttcacctccttcgttaggtatattcctaggtatttcattttctttgaaactatggtgaagggagttgtgtccttaattagcttctcatcttgactgttattggtgtacacaaaggctactgacttgtggacattgattttatatcctgaaacattactgtattttttgatgacttctaggagtcttgtggttgagtctttggggttctctaagtataagatcatgtcgtcagcaaagagggagagtttgacctcctctgctcccatttggattccctttatttccttgtcttgcctaattgtattggctagaacttccagcactacgttgaatagtaaaggtgacagaggacaaccttgtctggttcagttctaagaggaaaagctttcagttttactccattcagtaaaatattggctgtgggtttgtcatagatagcttcaatcagttttagaaatgtgccacctatgcctatactcttcagtgttctaattagaaaaggatgctggattttatcaaatgctttttctgcatctattgagatgactATAGATTTCTAATCAGCAATCCTGCAGGCTACAAGTTCGTGGAACAGTATCTTTAAAGAGTTGAAAGAAAACTATCAACCCAGAGCTCAATATATAGCAGCAATATGCTTcaggaatgaaggaaaaataaagacattctcagatgaaggaaaatgaagagaATTCACCGTCAAGACTCATTCTAAAAGAAATACTAAACCAGGTGCtgtgacttatgcctgtaatactagcactttgggagactgaggtgggaggatcacttaagaccaggagtttgaaatcagagcaagaccccatctctacaaaaatacaaaaaaaaaagctaagcatgGTGGTGTgtcctgtactcctagctactaaAGGctgaggatcacctgaaccctggagtttgacaCGGCAGTGAGCTATAACagtcccactacactccagcctacatgaccctgtctctaaaagaaaaaaaaatactgggtggcgcctgtggctcagtgagtagggtgctggccccatatgccgagggtggtgggttcaaacccagccccggccaaactgcaacaacaaaaatatagcctggcgttgtggcgggcgcctgtagtcccagctactagggaggctgaggcaagagaatcgcgtaagcccaaaagttagaggttgctgtgagccgtgtgacgccacggcactctaccgagggcggtacagtgagactctgtctctacaaaaaaaaattaaaaaaaaaaaaaaaagttgggcggcgcctgtggctcagtgagtagggcgccggccccatatgccgagggtggcgggttcaaacccagccccagccaaactgcaacaaaaaaatagctgggcgttgtggcgggcgtctgtagtcccagctgctcgggaggctgaggcaagagaatcgcgtaagcccaggagttggaggttgctgtgagccgtgtgacaccacggcactctaccgagggccataaagtgagactctgtctctacaaaaaaaaaaaaaaaactaaaagaaattattcaggggcggcgtctgtggctcaaggagtagtgcgctggccccatatgcgggaggtggcaagttcaaacctggccctggccaacaactgcaaaaaaaaaaaaagagtttgctcttaagctcaagagtttgagcttgctgtgagctatgacgcaacagcactctacagagggcagcagagagaaaaaaaaaagaaaagaaaggaaagaagagcatAATGGGTACATATATTgggaaggaggaaataaaactgtctctacTTGTGGACAAATTGAGACACAGTAAATCTATCTACATAGAAAATCTCAAAGGAATCTACAGAAAATCTAGAACTAATTAGAAAGTTTAGCAAAGTCAAAGAATAGATCAATGTGCAAAATTAAGTATTTCCATTTAGTAGTGATGAACAACCacaaaccaaaattaaaaatgtaaactcgGGAAACAGGCTTCCAACTGGGATGGGGGGGATGTTTATGCAGATTGTCGCTCTCACTAAGAACTGGAAAACcagacaaatatataaaaatcatgtCTCTCCTGGTGTCAGAGAGCTGCAGAAGCAGCAAAGATTAAAGGGGCCAAGACTGCCAGAGGAGAGCCCCACGGAGAGACAACTGCATCTTGAGCAGCTATGCGGTGTCTGCTCACATTGGCTTTAACGAAGGGCTGGAGATCTGAGGAGTCATGATAGGAACAAAGACTTGATCGCAAGACTTGGAGaagatttgaatatttggttctggctcggcacctgtggctcaagcggctaaggcgccagccacatacatctgagctggcgggttcaaatccagcccaggcccgccaaacaacaatgatggctgcaaccaaaaatagccaggcgttgtggcaggcacctgtagtcccagttgcttgggaggcagaggcaggagaattgcttgagcccaggagttggaggttactgtgagctgtgatgccatggcactctaccccagatgacaacttgaggctctgtctcaataaaacaaaataaaatgagtattTGGTGCTAAAGAGCTAGTGGGGCCAGGGCAgtgggtggtggtgcctgtaatcccagcactttgggaggctgaggcaggaggattatttgagcccaagagtttgaggtcgccaGGGTAACagcgactctgtctcaatgaaaaagaaagcta is a window of Nycticebus coucang isolate mNycCou1 chromosome 18, mNycCou1.pri, whole genome shotgun sequence DNA encoding:
- the LOC128570895 gene encoding nascent polypeptide-associated complex subunit alpha-like: MPGEATETVPATEQELPQPQAETGSGTESDSDESVPELEEQDSTQATTQQAQLAAAAEIDEEPVSKAKQSRSEKNARKAMSKLGLRQVTGVTRVTIRKSKNILFVITKPDVYKSPASDTYIVFGEAKIEDLSQQAQLAAAEKFKVQGEAVSNIQENTQTPTVQEESEEEEVDETGVEVKDIELVMSQANVSRAKAVRALKNNSNDIVNAIMELTM